The Paramisgurnus dabryanus chromosome 1, PD_genome_1.1, whole genome shotgun sequence genome includes a window with the following:
- the kcnk1a gene encoding potassium channel subfamily K member 1a: MLQCLSGSSCARVIDGYKSTWYFLVLILSYALYLIFGALVFSAVELPYEEKLRQQLRADKQQFLQDHECVSDDRLEEFLMKALEASNYGVSVLQNATINWNWDFTSALFFASTVLSTTGYGHTVPLSDGGKAFCIIYSIVGIPFTLLLLTAVVQRIMEFTTRRPVEYLHRRWGMSKTLMAALHAGLLAIIVLSCFFLIPAIIFSVLEKDWNFLESFYFCFISLSTIGLGDYVPGEGYHQRFRELYKLGITLYLILGLIAMLVVLETFCELQEMKKLRKMFYLKKQKTEDQLNIVDHDHLSFASVSDQAASFKEDRTDLFPDDIIGASPTPTSNGPTER; the protein is encoded by the exons ATGCTTCAGTGTCTATCGGGAAGTTCGTGTGCGCGTGTAATTGACGGTTATAAGTCTACGTGGTATTTCTTGGTTTTGATACTGTCCTAtgctttatatttaatattcGGTGCTTTGGTGTTTTCCGCGGTCGAGTTACCGTATGAGGAGAAGCTCCGACAGCAGCTTCGCGCCGACAAACAGCAGTTTCTCCAGGATCATGAATGCGTGTCCGACGATAGACTTGAGGAGTTTTTAATGAAAGCACTGGAGGCGAGTAATTACGGTGTGTcggttttacaaaatgccactATTAACTGGAACTGGGACTTTACATCGGCGCTATTCTTCGCCAGCACGGTACTTTCTACCACAG GATATGGCCACACCGTGCCTCTGTCAGATGGGGGTAAGGCCTTCTGTATCATATACTCAATAGTGGGAATCCCATTCACACTTTTGTTACTGACTGCAGTGGTGCAGAGGATCATGGAGTTCACTACCCGTAGGCCTGTGGAGTATCTGCACCGGCGCTGGGGCATGTCCAAAACTTTAATGGCAGCCCTGCATGCTGGCCTGTTGGCGATTATTGTTCTGTCCTGCTTCTTTCTTATACCTGCAATCATCTTCTCAGTTCTGGAAAAGGACTGGAATTTCCTGGAGTCGTTCTATTTCTGCTTCATCTCTCTAAGTACCATTGGTTTGGGCGACTATGTACCAGGAGAGGGCTACCACCAGAGATTCAGAGAGCTGTACAAATTGGGCATTACTT TGTACCTTATATTGGGCTTGATCGCTATGTTGGTGGTTCTGGAAACCTTTTGTGAGCTGCAAGAGATGAAGAAGCTCAGGAAGATGTTTTACCTGAAGAAGCAAAAGACTGAGGATCAGCTTAACATTGTGGATCACGATCACCTCTCGTTCGCCTCTGTGTCTGACCAGGCAGCCTCGTTTAAAGAAGACAGGACTGATTTATTTCCCGATGATATAATTGGTGCTTCACCCACTCCAACTTCGAATGGACCGACGGAACGATGA